In a genomic window of Vigna angularis cultivar LongXiaoDou No.4 chromosome 6, ASM1680809v1, whole genome shotgun sequence:
- the LOC108343184 gene encoding uncharacterized protein LOC108343184 isoform X2 yields the protein MLLNVLQQTNDERAKAQGITVLQNSQQQGNKNVDSARTQNVANAGLTKAMTTMDEFKSGFPSEGLSATSNKWWGNRDHDDCAGTSANGAKTQPEEKAGEAKMVHDETAKAGNSETPHGSSLLTAVRKRVVDEGREALKLGVFRGYGINKLSKREKILLHQIFRSSLPKSWMET from the coding sequence TGTCTTGCAACAAACAAATGATGAGAGGGCCAAAGCACAAGGTATTACAGTGCTGCAAAATTCGCAGCAGCAAGGAAACAAGAATGTGGATAGTGCACGGACGCAGAATGTGGCCAATGCTGGCTTGACCAAAGCAATGACAACAATGGATGAATTCAAGTCTGGATTTCCGTCAGAAGGCTTATCAGCCACTTCAAATAAATGGTGGGGTAATAGGGACCATGATGATTGTGCAGGCACTAGTGCCAATGGAGCCAAGACTCAACCTGAGGAGAAAGCAGGGGAAGCCAAGATGGTACATGATGAAACAGCAAAAGCTGGAAACAGTGAAACTCCTCATGGTTCATCTTTATTGACCGCTGTGAGGAAAAGGGTTGTTGATGAAGGAAGAGAAGCATTGAAATTAGGAGTTTTTCGGGGATATGGCATAAACAAGCTAAGCAAAAGGGAGAAAATACTGCTTCACCAAATATTCAGATCTTCACTGCCAAAGTCATGGATGGAAACATGA